A stretch of Amycolatopsis balhimycina FH 1894 DNA encodes these proteins:
- the rho gene encoding transcription termination factor Rho, whose product MSNTDLLSDVGSDTAGSNGTAPAPKRAVGGLTGKTVAELRSLAGELGVGETTGMRKGDLIAAIRERQGKSRKPRATAETLPLEGVGEPPKAAAPKAEPKAQAPAAETKPEPKAEAPAAAPSDAQPQAERPQQDKQDGQQGQDGQPEEGGRSRRRRGSNRAAGSPDGQQGQGERQQAQGGERQQGDRQQGDRQQGDRQQGDRQQGERQQGDRQQGGDRNRDQQRQGGNRGDNRNDRQDGNRQRNQQDGGRGGPDRDNRAQQQQDDDEEGGRRGRRFRDRRRRGSGGGRVEGGSPDTEIRDDDVLLPVAGILDVLDNYAFVRTSGYLAGPNDVYVSLSLVRKYGLRRGDAITGSVRQPREGEQQRQKFNPLVRVDSINGLEPDEAKRRPDFTKLTPLYPNERLRLETESHKLTTRVIDLIMPVGKGQRALIVSPPKAGKTTIMQDIANAISTNNPECHLMVVLVDERPEEVTDMQRSVKGEVIASTFDRPPADHTSVAELSIERAKRLVEMGHDVVVLLDSITRLGRAYNLAAPASGRILSGGVDSTALYPPKRFLGAARNIENGGSLTIFATAMVETGSTMDTVIFEEFKGTGNAELKLDRKIAERRVFPAVDVNPSGTRKDELLLNPDELAVTVKLSRVLHALDSQQAIDLLISRLRKTKTNTEFLMQVSKTALGGGEDD is encoded by the coding sequence GTGAGCAACACCGATCTTTTGAGCGACGTGGGTAGCGACACGGCCGGTTCGAACGGCACGGCCCCCGCTCCCAAGCGGGCGGTCGGCGGGCTGACCGGTAAGACCGTCGCCGAACTGCGTTCGCTGGCTGGGGAGCTCGGCGTCGGCGAGACGACGGGCATGCGCAAGGGCGATCTGATCGCCGCGATCCGTGAGCGCCAGGGCAAGTCGCGCAAGCCGCGTGCGACGGCCGAGACGCTGCCACTGGAGGGCGTCGGCGAACCGCCGAAGGCGGCGGCTCCCAAGGCCGAGCCGAAGGCCCAGGCGCCCGCGGCCGAGACCAAGCCGGAGCCGAAGGCCGAGGCCCCCGCCGCCGCGCCGTCGGACGCTCAGCCGCAGGCCGAGCGCCCGCAGCAGGACAAGCAGGACGGCCAGCAGGGCCAGGACGGCCAGCCCGAGGAGGGCGGCCGCAGCCGCCGTCGCCGCGGCTCCAACCGCGCCGCCGGGTCCCCCGACGGCCAGCAGGGCCAGGGCGAGCGTCAGCAGGCTCAGGGCGGCGAGCGTCAGCAGGGCGACCGCCAGCAGGGCGACCGTCAGCAGGGCGACCGCCAGCAGGGCGACCGCCAGCAGGGCGAGCGTCAGCAGGGTGACCGCCAGCAGGGCGGCGACCGCAACCGCGACCAGCAGCGTCAGGGTGGCAACCGCGGCGACAACCGCAACGACCGCCAGGACGGCAACCGCCAGCGCAACCAGCAGGACGGCGGCCGCGGCGGCCCGGACCGCGACAACCGGGCCCAGCAGCAGCAGGACGACGACGAGGAAGGCGGCCGTCGCGGCCGTCGCTTCCGCGACCGTCGTCGCCGGGGCAGCGGTGGCGGCCGGGTCGAAGGCGGCTCGCCGGACACCGAGATCCGTGACGACGACGTCCTGCTGCCCGTCGCGGGCATCCTGGACGTGCTGGACAACTACGCGTTCGTGCGGACCTCCGGCTACCTCGCCGGCCCGAACGACGTGTACGTCTCGCTGTCGCTGGTCCGCAAGTACGGCCTGCGCCGCGGTGACGCCATCACCGGCAGCGTGCGCCAGCCGCGCGAAGGCGAGCAGCAGCGGCAGAAGTTCAACCCGCTGGTGCGCGTCGACTCGATCAACGGCCTGGAGCCGGACGAGGCCAAGCGCCGCCCCGACTTCACCAAGCTGACCCCGCTGTACCCGAACGAGCGGCTGCGCCTCGAGACCGAGTCGCACAAGCTCACGACCCGCGTGATCGACCTGATCATGCCGGTCGGCAAGGGTCAGCGTGCCCTGATCGTGTCGCCGCCGAAGGCCGGTAAGACCACGATCATGCAGGACATCGCGAACGCGATCTCGACGAACAACCCCGAGTGCCACCTGATGGTCGTCCTGGTGGACGAGCGTCCGGAAGAGGTCACGGACATGCAGCGGTCGGTGAAGGGTGAGGTCATCGCCTCCACCTTCGACCGGCCGCCGGCGGACCACACCTCGGTCGCGGAGCTGTCGATCGAGCGGGCCAAGCGCCTGGTCGAAATGGGCCACGACGTCGTCGTGCTGCTCGACTCGATCACGCGGCTGGGTCGTGCCTACAACCTGGCGGCCCCGGCGTCCGGCCGGATCCTGTCCGGTGGTGTCGACTCGACGGCGCTCTACCCGCCGAAGCGGTTCCTCGGCGCGGCGCGCAACATCGAGAACGGCGGCTCGCTGACCATCTTCGCCACGGCGATGGTCGAGACCGGCTCGACGATGGACACGGTCATCTTCGAGGAGTTCAAGGGCACGGGTAACGCCGAGCTCAAGCTCGACCGGAAGATCGCCGAGCGCCGGGTGTTCCCGGCGGTCGACGTCAACCCGTCCGGTACCCGCAAGGACGAGCTGCTGCTGAATCCGGACGAGCTGGCGGTCACCGTGAAGCTGAGCCGGGTGCTGCACGCGCTCGACTCGCAGCAGGCCATCGACCTGCTGATCTCGCGGCTGCGCAAGACGAAGACGAACACCGAGTTCCTCATGCAGGTCTCGAAGACCGCCCTCGGCGGCGGCGAAGACGACTGA
- the prfA gene encoding peptide chain release factor 1, producing the protein MDSSSLKGLLAEHAELETQLADPAVHADQARARKLGRRYAELSPVVRAVHELDTARDDLATAKELAEDAEFAAEAEELTARIPELESKLTELLLPRDPYDGSDVVMEIKSGEGGEESALFAGDLLRMYLRYAERHGWKAEVLDSVDSDLGGFKDVTLSIKSKTAVVDGVWSRLKFEGGVHRVQRVPATESQGRIHTSASGVLIYPEPEEVEVEIDPNDLRIDVFRSSGPGGQSVNTTDSAVRITHLPTGIVVSCQNEKSQIQNRARALQVLQARLQAIAEEEAAAKASDARRSQVRTVDRSERIRTYNFPENRISDHRVNYKSYNLDQVLDGELDGVLDALKTADREERLAAQSG; encoded by the coding sequence GTGGATTCGAGCTCGCTCAAGGGGCTGCTCGCCGAACACGCGGAGCTGGAGACCCAGCTGGCGGATCCGGCGGTGCACGCCGACCAGGCGCGCGCCCGCAAGCTCGGCCGCCGCTACGCCGAGCTGTCGCCGGTGGTTCGAGCCGTCCATGAGCTGGACACTGCCCGCGACGACCTCGCGACGGCGAAGGAGCTGGCGGAGGACGCCGAGTTCGCCGCCGAAGCCGAAGAGCTGACCGCGCGGATCCCCGAGCTGGAGTCGAAGCTCACCGAGCTGCTGCTCCCGCGCGACCCGTACGACGGCTCCGACGTCGTGATGGAGATCAAGTCCGGCGAGGGCGGCGAGGAGTCGGCCCTGTTCGCCGGCGACCTGCTGCGCATGTACCTGCGCTACGCCGAGCGTCACGGCTGGAAGGCCGAGGTCCTCGACTCGGTGGACTCCGACCTGGGCGGCTTCAAGGACGTCACGCTGTCGATCAAGAGCAAGACGGCGGTCGTCGACGGCGTGTGGTCGCGCCTGAAGTTCGAGGGCGGCGTCCACCGCGTCCAGCGCGTGCCGGCGACCGAGTCGCAGGGCCGCATCCACACGTCCGCGTCCGGGGTGCTCATCTACCCGGAGCCGGAGGAGGTCGAGGTCGAGATCGACCCCAACGACCTGCGCATCGACGTCTTCCGGTCCTCGGGCCCGGGTGGCCAGAGCGTGAACACGACCGACTCGGCGGTCCGGATCACGCACCTGCCGACCGGCATCGTCGTTTCGTGCCAGAACGAGAAGTCCCAGATCCAGAACCGCGCGCGGGCCCTGCAGGTGCTGCAGGCGCGGCTCCAGGCGATCGCGGAGGAGGAGGCGGCGGCCAAGGCGTCCGACGCCCGCCGTTCGCAGGTCCGCACGGTCGACCGCTCGGAGCGGATCCGCACGTACAACTTCCCGGAGAACCGCATTTCGGACCACCGGGTGAACTACAAGTCGTACAACCTGGACCAGGTCCTCGACGGCGAACTGGACGGCGTCCTCGACGCTCTGAAGACGGCGGACCGCGAAGAGCGCCTGGCGGCTCAGTCGGGCTGA
- the rpmE gene encoding 50S ribosomal protein L31 has protein sequence MKSGIHPEYVVTDVNCDCGNSFTTRSTKTSGSIHVEICSNCHPFYTGKQKIMDTGGRVARFEARYGKRQKKDADAK, from the coding sequence ATGAAGAGCGGTATTCACCCCGAGTACGTGGTCACGGACGTGAACTGCGACTGCGGCAACAGCTTCACCACGCGCAGCACCAAGACCAGCGGCAGCATCCACGTCGAGATCTGCTCGAACTGCCACCCGTTCTACACGGGCAAGCAGAAGATCATGGACACCGGTGGCCGGGTCGCGCGCTTCGAGGCTCGCTACGGCAAGCGGCAGAAGAAGGACGCCGACGCCAAGTAG